Proteins found in one Bacillus subtilis subsp. subtilis str. 168 genomic segment:
- the mhqA gene encoding hydroquinone-specific extradiol dioxygenase (Evidence 1a: Function from experimental evidences in the studied strain; PubMedId: 17407181, 17725564; Product type e: enzyme), translating into MKVNGIHHVSALTADAQKNLDFYKKVLGLKLVKKSVNQDEPTMYHLFYGDEVANPGTELTFFEIPRIAPFHAGTNSISSIGLRVPGTEALHYWKERFEEQQVTHSGISKRAGRDILAFQDHEGQRLVLTADEEGKGYGLPVKQSGIPEEFSFRGLGPVELTVPYAEPTLHVLTNILGFTEISREPVEGQGTAVILESGEGGAATEIHLIERNDLPRERQGKGSVHHVAFRVRDEEELAGWHRIISREGFSNSGIVERYYFKALYFREPNGILFELSTDGPGFMVDENLDELGQTIALPPYLEHRRAEIEAKLKPIQ; encoded by the coding sequence ATGAAAGTTAACGGCATTCACCACGTATCGGCATTAACGGCCGACGCACAAAAAAACTTGGATTTCTATAAGAAAGTATTAGGATTAAAGCTCGTCAAAAAATCCGTCAATCAGGATGAACCGACAATGTACCATCTGTTCTACGGAGATGAAGTGGCAAACCCGGGAACTGAGCTGACGTTTTTCGAGATTCCCCGCATTGCACCGTTTCATGCGGGAACAAACAGTATTTCTTCTATTGGATTGCGCGTTCCAGGCACAGAAGCCCTGCATTACTGGAAAGAACGTTTTGAAGAGCAGCAAGTAACGCACAGCGGCATCTCCAAAAGAGCCGGACGTGACATATTGGCATTTCAAGATCATGAGGGGCAGCGACTTGTGCTGACTGCTGATGAGGAAGGAAAAGGATATGGCCTGCCTGTTAAACAGAGCGGCATTCCGGAAGAATTTTCGTTTCGCGGGTTAGGGCCGGTTGAACTGACTGTGCCATATGCTGAACCAACTTTACACGTATTGACGAATATTCTTGGATTTACAGAAATCAGCCGTGAACCAGTCGAAGGGCAAGGAACCGCCGTTATTCTGGAATCAGGAGAAGGCGGTGCTGCAACGGAAATCCATTTAATAGAAAGAAACGATCTTCCGCGAGAGCGTCAAGGCAAAGGGAGTGTTCACCACGTCGCATTTCGGGTAAGAGATGAAGAAGAACTTGCCGGGTGGCACCGGATCATCAGCCGCGAAGGCTTTAGCAATTCAGGCATAGTTGAGCGCTACTATTTCAAGGCGCTGTATTTCAGAGAACCGAACGGCATTTTGTTCGAGTTATCAACAGACGGACCGGGCTTTATGGTAGATGAAAATCTTGATGAGCTTGGCCAAACGATTGCTCTTCCGCCATATCTAGAGCATCGAAGAGCAGAAATTGAAGCAAAATTGAAACCGATCCAATAA
- the htrA gene encoding membrane bound serine protease Do, quality control protease and chaperone (heat-shock protein) (Evidence 1a: Function from experimental evidences in the studied strain; PubMedId: 10692364, 11133960, 11555295, 12823817, 24362423; Product type e: enzyme) — protein sequence MDNYRDENRTKGNENEVFLTKENDQSASYSARNVIHDQEKKKRGFGWFRPLLGGVIGGSLALGIYTFTPLGDHDSQDTAKQSSSQQQTQSVTATSTSSESKKSSSSSSAFKSEDSSKISDMVEDLSPAIVGITNLQAQSNSSLFGSSSSDSSEDTESGSGSGVIFKKENGKAYIITNNHVVEGASSLKVSLYDGTEVTAKLVGSDSLTDLAVLQISDDHVTKVANFGDSSDLRTGETVIAIGDPLGKDLSRTVTQGIVSGVDRTVSMSTSAGETSINVIQTDAAINPGNSGGPLLNTDGKIVGINSMKISEDDVEGIGFAIPSNDVKPIAEELLSKGQIERPYIGVSMLDLEQVPQNYQEGTLGLFGSQLNKGVYIREVASGSPAEKAGLKAEDIIIGLKGKEIDTGSELRNILYKDAKIGDTVEVKILRNGKEMTKKIKLDQKEEKTS from the coding sequence ATGGATAACTATCGTGATGAAAACAGAACGAAAGGTAATGAGAATGAGGTCTTTTTAACGAAAGAGAACGATCAGAGCGCCTCCTACTCGGCCCGCAATGTCATTCATGATCAGGAGAAGAAAAAACGAGGATTCGGATGGTTCAGACCGTTGCTTGGCGGAGTGATCGGCGGCAGTCTTGCTCTTGGCATTTACACGTTTACACCGCTTGGTGACCATGATTCTCAGGACACTGCAAAACAATCATCCAGCCAGCAGCAAACGCAATCTGTTACAGCAACAAGCACCTCCTCTGAATCTAAAAAAAGCTCAAGCAGCTCATCTGCATTCAAGAGCGAGGACTCTTCTAAAATCTCAGATATGGTAGAAGACCTTTCACCAGCGATTGTCGGTATTACAAATCTTCAGGCACAATCAAACAGCTCTTTGTTCGGCTCTAGTTCTTCTGATTCCAGCGAAGATACAGAAAGCGGTTCAGGGTCAGGTGTCATTTTCAAAAAAGAGAATGGCAAGGCTTATATCATTACAAATAACCACGTCGTAGAAGGGGCATCATCACTGAAGGTATCTTTATATGACGGCACTGAGGTTACTGCAAAGCTGGTAGGCAGTGACTCGTTAACTGATTTAGCCGTCCTCCAAATCAGTGATGACCACGTCACAAAAGTGGCAAACTTCGGTGATTCATCTGATCTTAGAACAGGCGAGACCGTTATTGCGATTGGGGATCCGCTTGGAAAAGACCTGTCCCGCACAGTAACACAAGGAATTGTAAGCGGCGTGGACAGAACGGTTTCAATGTCTACATCAGCCGGCGAAACGAGCATTAACGTCATTCAGACAGACGCAGCAATTAATCCAGGTAACAGCGGCGGTCCTTTGTTAAATACAGACGGCAAAATTGTCGGCATTAACAGTATGAAAATCAGTGAGGATGATGTTGAGGGTATCGGATTCGCCATTCCAAGCAATGACGTAAAACCGATTGCTGAAGAATTGCTGTCTAAAGGACAAATTGAACGTCCATATATCGGTGTCAGCATGCTTGATCTAGAGCAAGTGCCGCAAAATTACCAAGAAGGCACACTCGGCCTGTTCGGCAGCCAGCTGAATAAAGGCGTTTACATCCGTGAGGTCGCTTCAGGCTCTCCTGCTGAAAAGGCCGGATTAAAAGCGGAGGATATTATCATCGGCCTAAAAGGTAAAGAAATTGATACAGGCAGTGAATTGCGCAATATCTTATATAAAGACGCAAAGATCGGTGATACCGTTGAAGTGAAAATTCTCCGAAACGGCAAAGAAATGACGAAAAAAATTAAACTGGATCAAAAAGAAGAGAAAACTTCGTAA
- the ykcB gene encoding putative membrane glycosyl transferase (Evidence 3: Putative function from multiple computational evidences; PubMedId: 15849754, 16850406, 18175906; Product type e: enzyme), whose protein sequence is MEKKKRELDIVLLLILLASAFLNIYNIWKDDTVNPYYTAAVTSMMQSFHNFFYASFDAAGFITVDKPPVTYQIQTISALIFGMHGWSVILPQALAGVGSVLLMYLLIKPTFGKTAARIASFVMACTPIAVAVARTNNVDALLVFFLLLATWLLFKAIRKGKLIWLLAAFFVVGVGFNTKMLQAYMILPAFLLFYLIAANATIKKKIVSLVSALAVLAAVSLSWPLIVDNIPASKRPYIGSSQTNSVLELAFGYNGIQRLTGQNSGGGQGAPNKDASKEMSSSDNTQAPPNQSSSNSSSSDGKSSNGNMAAPPSNGQMPSGGQGGPPSGGDGGQGGPGGDGGKGGTGTGSKMQSGSGMFGTGTPGPLRLFQQELSDQISWLLPFAIFGIAGLLIAGARERRRLSVEQKETVFWVAWLVPIAGFFSVAEFFHHYYLIMLAPPIAALVGAGWVALVHLYRNQTGWKAWLLPGAIIATTGFELFILRNYNDQIGVGWSIGVGVIGVLSAIALLLFKQRQKPFSYYVSLAALLALLVMPMYWASTPLLYGGNSSLPETGPQLASMSGKGMGMSDATVNEKLIKYLEENNSGAEYLFATTDSNTAAPYIIKTKKAVMAIGGYSGSDPAITLTQFKKLVKEGKVKYFLASGMGRGGNNDIVEWVEKNGKEVASEKWQSSSDQKTENTDSADTSSSKASGENGKMGGPGGMNQSATLYELHADE, encoded by the coding sequence GTGGAAAAGAAAAAACGCGAGCTGGATATCGTCCTCCTCCTCATTTTGCTCGCATCTGCATTCTTAAATATCTATAACATTTGGAAGGACGACACGGTGAATCCTTATTACACCGCGGCAGTTACAAGTATGATGCAAAGCTTTCATAATTTCTTTTATGCTTCGTTCGATGCTGCCGGCTTTATAACAGTAGATAAACCGCCTGTTACATACCAAATCCAAACGATCAGCGCACTGATATTCGGTATGCACGGCTGGAGCGTCATCCTGCCTCAGGCACTTGCTGGTGTAGGTTCTGTCCTTCTTATGTACTTGCTGATAAAGCCGACATTTGGAAAAACGGCGGCGCGTATTGCCTCATTTGTTATGGCATGTACGCCGATAGCTGTAGCTGTAGCACGTACAAACAATGTTGATGCATTACTGGTATTTTTCTTATTGCTTGCTACATGGCTTCTCTTTAAAGCGATCAGAAAAGGAAAGCTGATCTGGCTGTTAGCAGCATTTTTCGTTGTTGGAGTAGGTTTTAATACAAAAATGCTGCAGGCTTACATGATTTTACCGGCTTTCTTATTGTTCTATCTGATTGCGGCAAACGCCACAATCAAGAAAAAAATCGTTTCATTGGTAAGTGCGTTAGCCGTATTAGCAGCCGTTTCGTTATCGTGGCCGCTCATTGTTGACAATATCCCTGCAAGCAAGCGGCCTTATATCGGAAGCAGCCAAACCAACTCTGTTTTGGAATTGGCTTTCGGCTATAACGGAATCCAGCGGCTGACAGGCCAAAATTCAGGCGGCGGCCAGGGTGCGCCAAACAAAGACGCTTCAAAAGAAATGTCTTCTTCTGATAACACTCAAGCACCGCCTAATCAGTCATCAAGCAACAGCTCATCAAGCGATGGTAAATCCTCAAATGGCAATATGGCGGCGCCTCCATCCAATGGCCAAATGCCAAGCGGCGGTCAAGGAGGCCCTCCAAGCGGCGGAGATGGCGGCCAAGGCGGACCCGGCGGAGACGGAGGGAAAGGCGGTACAGGAACCGGTTCGAAAATGCAATCAGGTTCAGGGATGTTTGGAACGGGAACACCTGGTCCACTGCGGCTTTTCCAACAAGAGTTATCTGATCAAATCAGCTGGCTTCTGCCATTTGCGATATTTGGAATCGCAGGCTTACTGATCGCTGGCGCAAGAGAAAGAAGAAGATTATCTGTAGAGCAGAAGGAAACGGTGTTCTGGGTTGCGTGGCTTGTACCGATTGCCGGATTCTTCAGTGTCGCAGAATTTTTCCATCATTATTATCTCATCATGCTGGCACCGCCGATTGCGGCTCTTGTCGGTGCGGGGTGGGTCGCTCTTGTTCATCTGTACCGCAATCAGACAGGCTGGAAAGCATGGCTTTTGCCGGGAGCAATTATTGCGACAACTGGATTTGAATTGTTTATTCTCAGAAACTACAACGATCAAATCGGTGTTGGATGGAGTATCGGGGTAGGTGTTATCGGCGTGTTGTCAGCGATTGCTTTGCTGCTGTTTAAACAGCGCCAAAAACCGTTCAGTTATTATGTTTCACTTGCAGCTCTCCTCGCATTGCTGGTGATGCCGATGTATTGGGCAAGTACACCGCTTCTGTACGGAGGCAACAGCTCACTGCCTGAAACAGGCCCTCAACTCGCATCAATGAGCGGAAAAGGCATGGGAATGTCTGATGCGACTGTAAATGAAAAACTGATCAAATATCTAGAGGAGAATAACTCCGGAGCTGAATACCTATTCGCCACAACCGATTCGAACACAGCGGCACCATATATCATTAAAACGAAAAAAGCTGTCATGGCTATTGGTGGATACAGCGGTTCTGACCCGGCAATCACACTGACTCAATTCAAAAAACTTGTAAAAGAAGGAAAAGTGAAATACTTCTTGGCTTCTGGAATGGGAAGAGGCGGAAACAATGACATTGTTGAATGGGTTGAGAAAAATGGAAAAGAAGTAGCATCAGAAAAATGGCAATCAAGTTCTGATCAAAAAACAGAAAATACTGATTCAGCTGATACATCAAGCAGCAAGGCTTCAGGTGAAAACGGCAAAATGGGCGGACCTGGCGGAATGAATCAGTCAGCAACATTATACGAACTACATGCTGATGAATAG
- the dppB gene encoding dipeptide ABC transporter (permease) (Evidence 1a: Function from experimental evidences in the studied strain; PubMedId: 1766370, 7536291, 15849754, 16850406; Product type t: transporter) — protein MARYMIKRFWAMAATILVITTLTFVLMKVIPGSPFNEERGTNEAVQKNLEAYYHLDDPLIFQYIFYLKSIITFDFGPSIKKPSDSVNDMLERGFPVSFELGMTAIVIAVISGLVLGVIAALRRNGFLDYAAMSLAVLGISIPNFILATLLIQQFAVNLKLFPAATWTSPIHMVLPTAALAVGPMAIIARLTRSSMVEVLTQDYIRTAKAKGLSPFKIIVKHALRNALMPVITVLGTLVASILTGSFVIEKIFAIPGMGKYFVESINQRDYPVIMGTTVFYSVILIIMLFLVDLAYGLLDPRIKLHKKG, from the coding sequence TTGGCGCGATACATGATAAAGCGTTTTTGGGCAATGGCAGCTACGATTTTGGTGATTACCACCCTGACTTTTGTTCTCATGAAGGTCATTCCCGGATCTCCTTTTAACGAGGAGAGAGGCACAAATGAAGCCGTTCAAAAAAATCTCGAAGCCTACTATCACTTAGACGATCCTCTCATTTTCCAATACATTTTCTACTTAAAATCCATCATTACATTCGATTTCGGACCTTCAATTAAAAAACCGTCGGACAGCGTAAATGATATGCTGGAACGCGGATTTCCCGTTTCCTTTGAGCTTGGGATGACAGCGATTGTCATTGCTGTGATTTCTGGGCTGGTGCTGGGCGTAATCGCTGCACTCCGCCGCAATGGCTTTTTGGACTACGCCGCGATGAGTCTTGCAGTACTCGGCATCTCCATCCCGAATTTTATTCTGGCAACATTGCTCATTCAGCAATTTGCTGTCAATCTCAAACTATTTCCCGCTGCGACATGGACGAGCCCGATTCATATGGTGCTTCCGACCGCAGCGCTTGCTGTAGGGCCAATGGCGATCATTGCCAGGCTGACACGGTCGAGCATGGTCGAAGTTCTGACACAGGATTATATCCGCACAGCAAAAGCAAAAGGGCTTTCTCCGTTCAAAATTATCGTAAAACACGCACTCAGAAATGCACTCATGCCCGTCATTACCGTCCTGGGCACACTCGTCGCCAGCATCTTAACAGGAAGCTTTGTCATTGAAAAAATCTTTGCCATTCCGGGAATGGGAAAATATTTTGTTGAAAGCATTAATCAGCGGGACTACCCCGTGATTATGGGAACGACCGTTTTTTACAGCGTCATTCTGATTATCATGCTGTTTTTGGTCGATTTGGCCTACGGTCTCTTAGACCCGCGCATTAAACTGCATAAGAAAGGGTGA
- a CDS encoding hypothetical protein (Evidence 5: Unknown function): MLIGRNGLKPFANMGDWYGMASAKILSLFINSLFIFACYTISKLDKKE, encoded by the coding sequence ATGCTGATTGGGAGAAATGGCTTAAAACCCTTTGCAAATATGGGTGATTGGTATGGAATGGCCTCGGCAAAAATATTGTCTTTGTTTATTAATAGTTTATTCATATTTGCTTGTTACACTATTTCAAAGTTAGACAAAAAGGAGTGA
- the dppC gene encoding dipeptide ABC transporter (permease) (Evidence 1a: Function from experimental evidences in the studied strain; PubMedId: 1766370, 7536291, 15849754, 16850406; Product type t: transporter), with translation MNLPVQTDERQPEQHNQVPDEWFVLNQEKNREADSVKRPSLSYTQDAWRRLKKNKLAMAGLFILLFLFVMAVIGPFLSPHSVVRQSLTEQNLPPSADHWFGTDELGRDVFTRTWYGARISLFVGVMAALIDFLIGVIYGGVAGYKGGRIDSIMMRIIEVLYGLPYLLVVILLMVLMGPGLGTIIVALTVTGWVGMARIVRGQVLQIKNYEYVLASKTFGAKTFRIIRKNLLPNTMGAIIVQMTLTVPAAIFAESFLSFLGLGIQAPFASWGVMANDGLPTILSGHWWRLFFPAFFISLTMYAFNVLGDGLQDALDPKLRR, from the coding sequence GTGAATCTCCCTGTACAAACGGATGAACGCCAGCCAGAACAGCACAATCAGGTGCCTGATGAGTGGTTTGTCTTGAATCAGGAAAAAAATCGGGAAGCCGATTCGGTCAAGCGGCCGAGTTTGTCATACACGCAGGATGCCTGGAGGAGGCTGAAAAAAAATAAATTAGCGATGGCCGGACTCTTTATTCTTTTATTTCTTTTTGTCATGGCAGTTATCGGGCCCTTTTTATCGCCCCATAGTGTCGTACGCCAATCGCTGACAGAACAAAATCTTCCGCCCTCAGCCGATCATTGGTTCGGCACCGATGAACTCGGCCGGGATGTGTTTACCCGAACATGGTATGGCGCGAGAATCTCGTTGTTTGTCGGCGTGATGGCAGCACTGATTGATTTTTTGATCGGTGTCATTTACGGAGGCGTTGCCGGCTATAAAGGCGGCAGGATTGACAGCATTATGATGCGGATTATCGAAGTGCTGTACGGACTGCCGTATCTGCTTGTTGTCATTTTGCTGATGGTGCTCATGGGACCGGGACTGGGCACGATTATTGTGGCGCTGACTGTGACCGGGTGGGTCGGCATGGCGAGAATTGTAAGAGGCCAGGTGCTTCAGATTAAAAATTATGAATATGTACTCGCCTCGAAAACCTTTGGCGCGAAAACCTTTCGCATCATCCGGAAGAATTTGCTGCCGAATACTATGGGAGCGATCATCGTACAAATGACATTAACCGTACCTGCCGCCATATTCGCAGAATCATTTTTAAGCTTTCTCGGCCTGGGCATACAGGCTCCGTTTGCAAGTTGGGGCGTGATGGCGAATGACGGCCTGCCTACGATTTTATCTGGGCATTGGTGGCGCCTGTTTTTTCCGGCCTTTTTCATATCTCTGACGATGTACGCGTTTAATGTGCTGGGGGACGGATTGCAGGATGCGCTTGACCCTAAGCTGAGGAGGTAG
- the dppA gene encoding D-alanyl-aminopeptidase (Evidence 1a: Function from experimental evidences in the studied strain; PubMedId: 11069674, 11473256, 19340926; Product type e: enzyme) — translation MKLYMSVDMEGISGLPDDTFVDSGKRNYERGRLIMTEEANYCIAEAFNSGCTEVLVNDSHSKMNNLMVEKLHPEADLISGDVKPFSMVEGLDDTFRGALFLGYHARASTPGVMSHSMIFGVRHFYINDRPVGELGLNAYVAGYYDVPVLMVAGDDRAAKEAEELIPNVTTAAVKQTISRSAVKCLSPAKAGRLLTEKTAFALQNKDKVKPLTPPDRPVLSIEFANYGQAEWANLMPGTEIKTGTTTVQFQAKDMLEAYQAMLVMTELAMRTSFC, via the coding sequence ATGAAATTGTACATGTCAGTAGATATGGAAGGTATTTCGGGTCTTCCGGACGATACCTTTGTGGATTCCGGCAAGCGGAATTATGAACGCGGACGGCTTATCATGACTGAAGAAGCAAACTACTGTATTGCTGAAGCGTTTAACAGCGGGTGTACCGAGGTGCTGGTCAATGACAGTCATTCGAAGATGAATAATCTGATGGTTGAAAAGCTTCACCCTGAAGCAGACTTGATTTCTGGTGACGTCAAACCATTTTCAATGGTGGAGGGACTGGATGATACGTTTAGAGGCGCTTTGTTTCTCGGTTATCATGCGAGAGCCTCGACTCCTGGTGTCATGTCACACAGCATGATTTTCGGCGTCCGTCATTTTTACATAAACGATCGGCCTGTCGGTGAGCTTGGATTAAATGCATACGTTGCCGGTTATTATGATGTCCCGGTATTAATGGTAGCCGGGGATGACCGGGCGGCGAAGGAAGCAGAAGAGCTTATCCCGAACGTGACGACAGCCGCAGTCAAACAAACCATTTCAAGATCCGCAGTGAAGTGCTTGTCGCCTGCGAAAGCCGGACGGCTGTTGACAGAAAAAACCGCATTTGCCCTGCAAAACAAGGACAAAGTCAAGCCGCTCACACCGCCTGACAGGCCAGTTCTGAGCATTGAATTCGCCAATTATGGCCAAGCAGAATGGGCGAATCTGATGCCGGGAACGGAAATCAAGACGGGAACTACAACCGTTCAATTTCAGGCGAAGGACATGCTTGAAGCCTATCAGGCGATGCTTGTCATGACTGAGCTTGCGATGCGGACATCATTCTGCTAA
- the ykcC gene encoding putative glycosyltransferase (Evidence 3: Putative function from multiple computational evidences; Product type e: enzyme) gives MSRHIQYSIVVPVYNEELVIHETYQRLKEVMDQTKENYELLFVNDGSKDRSIEILREHSLIDPRVKIIDFSRNFGHQIAITAGMDYAQGNAIVVIDADLQDPPELILEMIEKWKEGYEVVYAVRTKRKGETFFKKQTAAMFYRLLSGMTDIDIPIDTGDFRLMDRKVCDEMKRLKEKNPFVRGLVSWVGFKQTAVEYVRDERLAGETKYPLKKMLKLSMDGITTFSHKPLKLASYAGILMSGTGFLYMFIVLYLKLFTDSTITGWSSLIVIQLLFSGIVLLILGVIGEYIGRIYDEAKDRPLYIVQKSYGIENKRLYRDQHMS, from the coding sequence ATGAGCAGACATATTCAATATTCAATTGTTGTACCTGTGTATAATGAAGAGCTTGTCATTCATGAAACCTATCAGCGCTTAAAAGAGGTCATGGATCAAACGAAGGAAAACTACGAGCTGCTTTTTGTCAACGATGGCAGCAAAGACCGCAGTATTGAGATTTTAAGAGAGCACAGCCTGATCGATCCGAGAGTGAAAATTATTGATTTTTCAAGGAATTTTGGACATCAGATCGCCATTACGGCAGGTATGGATTATGCACAGGGGAATGCAATCGTCGTCATTGACGCCGATTTGCAGGACCCTCCTGAACTGATTTTAGAAATGATTGAAAAGTGGAAGGAAGGCTATGAAGTCGTGTACGCCGTACGGACTAAACGAAAAGGGGAAACCTTTTTCAAAAAACAAACCGCGGCTATGTTTTACCGGCTTCTCAGCGGTATGACAGATATTGATATCCCGATTGATACGGGGGATTTTCGCCTCATGGACAGAAAAGTCTGTGATGAAATGAAGAGATTAAAAGAAAAAAATCCATTTGTAAGAGGGCTAGTCAGCTGGGTGGGTTTCAAACAGACAGCGGTCGAGTATGTACGTGATGAAAGGCTCGCCGGAGAAACAAAGTACCCGCTCAAGAAAATGCTGAAGCTGTCAATGGACGGCATCACGACATTTTCACATAAACCGCTGAAGCTGGCAAGCTATGCGGGGATTTTAATGTCAGGTACTGGATTTCTGTATATGTTTATCGTGCTGTATCTGAAGCTATTCACAGACAGCACGATTACCGGCTGGTCATCACTTATTGTGATCCAGCTCCTGTTCAGCGGCATTGTCCTTCTGATTTTGGGCGTGATTGGCGAATATATCGGCAGAATCTACGATGAAGCCAAAGACAGGCCGCTTTACATCGTCCAAAAATCGTATGGAATTGAAAATAAAAGACTCTATAGAGACCAGCATATGTCATAA
- the proCC gene encoding redundant pyrroline-5-carboxylate reductase (Evidence 1a: Function from experimental evidences in the studied strain; PubMedId: 11418582; Product type e: enzyme): MEQIGLIGYGSMADMIARQLLKHEQIKENELFIETRTKGERLRALMSDYPNVSADPLENWANTCQLILICVPPLHVIETMRRLYPYVNRNTHIVSIAAGVPLRLLEAETEAGISRVIPAITSEAEAGISLVVHSEALAAEKKERLNELLSVFSRVREIKESNLDVASNLTSSAPGFIAAIFEELALSAVRNSSLSKEEAFDFLIHSLYGTGKMLIEKNMSFEETLERVATKGGITGEGAEVIHASVPDVFDEVFERTLRKYELLTEQVGKQT, encoded by the coding sequence ATGGAACAGATTGGATTGATTGGATATGGCAGCATGGCGGATATGATCGCTAGACAGCTGTTGAAACATGAACAAATAAAAGAGAATGAGCTATTTATTGAGACGAGAACGAAGGGGGAGCGGCTGCGGGCACTCATGTCAGATTATCCAAACGTATCGGCTGATCCGTTGGAGAATTGGGCAAATACGTGCCAATTGATTTTGATATGCGTCCCGCCACTCCATGTCATCGAAACAATGCGCCGTCTGTACCCGTATGTGAACAGAAATACTCACATCGTATCCATAGCTGCCGGTGTGCCGCTGCGTCTTTTGGAGGCAGAAACAGAAGCCGGTATCTCACGTGTTATTCCTGCCATTACGTCCGAAGCAGAAGCCGGCATCTCACTTGTCGTTCACAGTGAAGCACTGGCTGCAGAGAAAAAAGAACGTCTGAATGAATTGTTATCGGTTTTCAGCCGTGTACGGGAAATCAAAGAATCGAATTTAGATGTGGCCAGCAATTTAACGAGCTCGGCACCGGGATTCATAGCTGCAATCTTTGAAGAACTGGCACTGTCTGCCGTCAGAAACAGCAGCCTGTCCAAAGAAGAAGCCTTTGATTTTCTGATTCATTCGCTATACGGAACTGGCAAGATGCTGATCGAAAAAAATATGTCTTTCGAGGAGACGCTGGAACGTGTTGCAACCAAAGGCGGAATAACGGGAGAGGGAGCTGAGGTGATACACGCCTCTGTGCCGGACGTTTTTGATGAGGTATTTGAAAGAACCCTGAGAAAATATGAACTGCTTACAGAACAGGTTGGTAAACAAACATGA